The genomic window TGCGGGGCGGCGCAATGCCGTCTCGCACTGGCCCACTCCGGCTGTCTTCAAGCGCAACGCGCTTCGCCTTCCAACAAGCCTGACTGATCAGGTTTATCTCCCCTCAGTTGAGCGCTATCCTTGCGACTTTCAGGAATTGAGAGTGGTCACCCGTCACTGAATACCGGGTGGGCAACTCCAACTGGGACAGGCTCTCAAGGCGCTTATGGATCATTCCAAACTCCGTATCCCCGGTTACACCATCCACGGCCAGATAGGTCACGGTGGTATGGCCTCGGTCTACCTGGCCACCCAGGAGTCATTGAACCGAAAAGTAGCCATCAAGGTTTTGCGCAAAAGTTCCGATGAATCGCTCAATGCCCGCTTCATCAAAGAAGCGCACTTTATCGCCAGCCTGGCGAACCCGCACATCATCACCATTCACGATATCTCGACACTGACCAGTGGCGATTACTACATTGCCATGGAACTGCTTGATGGTGGCGACCTGACCAACAATCTGGATCGCTTTCAGGAACCCGACGCGATTCTGCGATTGATCCAGCAGATTGCCGAGGGGCTGGCTGTGGTGCATGACAAAGGCATCATCCACCGCGATGTGAAGCCTGCCAACATCTTGTTTCGCAACGATGGAGCTGCGGTCCTGACGGACTTCGGTATCGCCAAGGATGTCGATAACAACTCGGATCTGACACAAGCCGGATTCAGCCTCGGCAGCCCTTCTTACAGCAGCCCGGAACAGGCTCAGGGACAACCCATCGATATCACCACCGATATCTACAGCCTGGGCGTTATTCTGCTGGAACTATTGCTGGGCTATAACCCGTTCAAGGGCGACAGCCACACCTCCACCGCCATCAACCATATCCAGCAACCTGTACCAGTGCTGCCGGCCGAGCTGAACTATCTGTCGGCATTGCTCGACCGTATGCTTGCGAAACAACCCGGCGATCGGTTCCAATCCTGCCGGGAACTGGCTGAGGCCATTGAGCCCCTGCTGAGGCCGGAAGCAAAAGTCCCCAGAGAAAAACCTCTTGCACCGATTGCAACCCGGCTTGGCACAGTCCAACTTGCCGGCAAGTCTTATCCACT from Microbulbifer aggregans includes these protein-coding regions:
- a CDS encoding serine/threonine-protein kinase; translation: MDHSKLRIPGYTIHGQIGHGGMASVYLATQESLNRKVAIKVLRKSSDESLNARFIKEAHFIASLANPHIITIHDISTLTSGDYYIAMELLDGGDLTNNLDRFQEPDAILRLIQQIAEGLAVVHDKGIIHRDVKPANILFRNDGAAVLTDFGIAKDVDNNSDLTQAGFSLGSPSYSSPEQAQGQPIDITTDIYSLGVILLELLLGYNPFKGDSHTSTAINHIQQPVPVLPAELNYLSALLDRMLAKQPGDRFQSCRELAEAIEPLLRPEAKVPREKPLAPIATRLGTVQLAGKSYPLLLPAVAVIVAILLFSALTYESETDRQIRQLLEQAELSMDEGRYVFPEHDNARYYYRQVLLLDTDNSSATDGLETVTQKLIESYVTRGAEAMEEGRLNRPKGNNALHYYRKALALDGENPQALAGMEQLAAEFARRGRAGLLEGDLKRADYNVTRGLRISPEDEELLALRAQIDQKTPTTKKVLRNVLGKIRKTIDGRPE